The Glandiceps talaboti chromosome 19, keGlaTala1.1, whole genome shotgun sequence genome contains a region encoding:
- the LOC144450180 gene encoding histone H3 — translation MARTKQTARKSTGGKAPRKQLATKAARKSAPATGGVKKPHRYRPGTVALREIRRYQKSTELLIRKLPFQRLVREIAQDFKTDLRFQSSAVMALQEASEAYLVGLFEDTNLCAIHAKRVTIMPKDIQLARRIRGERA, via the coding sequence ATGGCACGTACCAAGCAAACCGCACGTAAATCTACTGGTGGCAAGGCCCCACGTAAACAGTTGGCTACCAAGGCCGCTCGTAAGAGCGCACCAGCCACCGGAGGTGTCAAGAAACCACATCGTTACAGGCCAGGAACCGTCGCTCTCCGTGAGATCCGTCGTTACCAGAAGAGCACCGAACTCCTCATCCGTAAACTCCCATTCCAGCGTCTGGTCCGTGAAATCGCCCAGGACTTCAAGACCGATCTCCGCTTCCAGAGCTCAGCCGTCATGGCCCTCCAAGAAGCCAGCGAAGCTTACCTCGTCGGTCTCTTCGAAGACACCAACTTGTGCGCTATCCACGCCAAGCGTGTCACCATCATGCCCAAGGATATCCAACTTGCCCGCCGTATCCGTGGCGAGCGTGCCTAA
- the LOC144450122 gene encoding uncharacterized protein LOC144450122, with amino-acid sequence MYLGRVQPLSIATVMAFWSLVKPDTSCTTGNVVCSGDVTCPYQSSKVNQECIDGNCKCTNPDYSTCTCLPKVIGCEIGIGRDNSMATYKLSGFNDPLENVYNCFNPGNSQNEVHVIANYQGTGNNQGDIMFSTGNTQVDIHGLCNGVPITLVFVSHNPVNWILNFDDPDVILAKVLLITPYITTSYISHQHGRITDIEKYSDMPWGYGDDKQQGDTVGLLQYLTQRFGAVTSFTGTYQADEWNLNLLSELGTELTTTGEQVEDCWTGDMCNSCPEEYIGAINQIARCCPGCRYPRFIYRGIDCFCKIEALPQPCVSTVNTKPTTTQGSPSTRTESCLHGNACSQCSNTINNGTGGSPACCPNCLHDTPVFVGDVCYCNLATKDNGGDVSGGSFLDLSKLLLLVTTYILITLTNISNYFSE; translated from the exons ATGTACTTGGGACGTGTACAACCACTCTCCATTGCAACAG TCATGGCCTTTTGGAGCCTTGTGAAACCTGATACAAGCTGCACCACGGGGAACGTAGTCTGTAGTGGTGACGTCACTTGTCCCTAtcagagttcaaaggtcaatcaAGAATGCATAGATGGgaattgtaaatgtacaaacCCCGATTATTCTACATGCACATGTTTGC CTAAAGTAATAGGTTGTGAGATTGGTATTGGAAGAGACAATTCTATGGCTACATATAAACTGAGTGGCTTCAACGACCCACTAGAGAATGTATACAATTGTTTTAACCCTGGAAATAGCCAgaatgaagtacatgtaattgccAATTATCAAGGAACTGGTAATAATCAAGGAGACATAATGTTCTCTACGGGTAACACACAAGTTGATATTCACGGGCTTTGCAATGGAGTTCCAATCACACTCGTCTTTGTTTCTCATAACCCGGTCAACTGGATATTGAATTTTGATGACCCGGATGTAATTTTGGCAAAAGTCTTATTG ATAACACCATACATCACGACAAGTTATATATCTCACCAACATGGTCGTATCACAGATATTGAGAAATATTCTGATATGCCATGGGGATATGGTGATGACAAACAACAAGGTGATACTGTAGGATTACTGCAATACTTAACACAGAGATTTGGTGCAGTGACGTCATTCACTGGAACATACCAAGCAGACGAATggaatttgaatttattatcAG AATTAGGCActgaattaacaaccacaggtGAGCAGGTTGAAGATTGTTGGACAGGTGATATGTGTAATAGTTGTCCCGAAGAATACATTGGTGCTATTAACCAAATTGCACGATGTTGTCCTGGTTGTCGCTATCCTAGGTTTATTTACCGAGGTATagattgtttttgtaaaatagAAGCCCTCCCTCAGCCTTGTGTCAGCACGGTGAATACCAAACCAACGACAACACAGGGAAGTCCTAGTACAAGAACTGAGAGTTGTCTACACGGTAATGCCTGCAGTCAATGCAGTAATACTATAAACAATGGGACAGGCGGATCACCAGCTTGTTGTCCAAACTGTCTCCATGACACCCCTGTTTTTGTTGGTGACGTTTGCTATTGTAACTTAGCAACGAAGGACAATGGTGGTGATGTTAGCGGAGGGAGCTTTCTCGACCTTTCGAAGTTGCTGTTACTCGTAACAACATACATCCTAATTACATTAACGAATATTAGTAACTATTTTAGCGAGTAA